The Fulvivirga maritima genome segment AGGAAGCCAGGTTGATCTCTCTGTTCCCAATATTACCTTCAGTAACTTATAATATTAATTTTTAAAGGATCATGACAAGGCAATTATATACATATATTTTATTGATAATAGGAGGTATGAGCCTGTTAGGCTGTAATGAGCCCTATCATATCGATGAGCAAACTACAGAGCCACAAGTAGTAATAGAAGGACTGATTACTGATGAAAGTATGAATCATTATGTGAGAGTTACTAAAACAGTTGATTTTTATTCTGAAGAGGGCTCAGTACCCGTTGATGATGCTTCCGTAATAGTTACCGATAACCAGGGTAATACCTATAATTATAGCTATCAGCCCGAAGCGGAAAGAGGAGGCTATTATTATTCTGACATCGCTTTTGCGGGTGAGAGAGGGGTAGCCTATACACTAACCGTAACTATGGAAGGAGAGGAGTACAGTGCTCTGGATTCATTGAGGAGAGTTACTACTATAGATAGTTTAGGAGTGGAGTTAAATGAAGATGAATTTGAAGACCCGGAAGATGAAGGGCGTTATTATGAAGTGCTTCTTTATACCCGTGAGCCACAAGATACGGAAGATTACTATTTGTTTAAGTACTATCGTAATGGATTGCCATTTAAAGATGATGATTCTGATGTGTATGTTTCTGATGATTCATATTTGGGCGAAAATATAGATGGACTGGCCACTCCTGGGTGGTTTGCTCTGGGTGACAGTATTACCGTGGAAATGTATAGCCTTACAGTAGATGGTTTTAAATACTATTCTGATCTCAGTAACCTGCTCAATAACGATGGTGGTTTTTTTGGATCTCCCCCAGTAAATCCTCAAAGCAATATTTCTAATGGAGCTATGGGATATTTTCAGGTCAGCGCTGTGGTAAGAAAATCGGTGATAATAGAAGATTAATGCGTTTTTCTTGTAGGTGATTAAACTTTTAAGATTCTTTGATGTCTTTAAAAGAACTGTTACCTACATTATATGCACTATCGGATTTTTTTTCTCGCTCTGTTTATGAGCCTGCAGGGCTTTGCTTTGTTAGCACAGAGCAAAGTGACCATCAGTGGTTATGTTAAAGATATTGAAAACGGAGAGGCTCTGATAGGAGCTACCGTGTATGTAAAAGAAGTAGGAGCCGGCACAGCTACTAACGTGTACGGCTTCTACTCTCTCACTGTGCCCACAGGGAGTTACCAGGTAGATTTTGGCTACGTAGGCTATGACACCAAATCCCAGACTATTAATCTCGATGCTGATAAACGGGTAGATGTGGAGCTTAGCGCTACTACCACTGAATTGCAAGAAGTGGTGATCACCGGAGAATCAACTGATGCTAATGTCTCTAGTGTAGAAATGAGCACAGAGAAAGTAGATATCAAAACCATAAAAAAGATACCTGCTTTTATGGGAGAAACTGATGTTTTGAGAAGCATTCAGTTATTGCCTGGCGTAAGTTCGGTAGGTGAAGGTTCATCTGGCTTTAATGTAAGAGGCGGTAATGTAGGGCAAAACCTGGTTCTTCTAGATGACGCACCCGTCTATAATTCTTCTCACCTTTTTGGTTTTTTCTCAGTATTCAATCCGGATGCCGTAAAAGATGTTACGCTCATAAAAGGAGCTATGCCAGCTAACTATGGAGGTAGATTAGCCTCTATTTTGGATGTGAGAATGAACGAAGGGGAACTCTAAAAAATATGAAGTAGAAGGAGGAGTTGGTACGGTATTTAGCCGCTTAGCGGTGCAAGGGCCTATAAAAAAAAACAAGGCTTCATTTCTGGTAGCTGGCCGCAGATCATATGTAGATATTTTTGCCAAGCCTTTTATAGATGATGCTACTCTTTATTTTTATGATCTTACAGCTAAGGTCAATTATAACTTAAATGACCATAATAAGCTGTTTCTATCAGGCTATTTTGGTAGAGATGTCTTTAAGTTTGATGAAGAACAAGGCTTTGACTGGGGAAGTATAACCGGTACCCTTCGTTGGAATCATATTTTCAATAACAGACTGTTTTCTAACTTTTCATTTTTTGTGAGTACTTATGACTATGGCCTTGCTTTTGGAGAAAATGACAGGGATAAGTTTGAGTGGGATAGCAGGGTATTAACCTATACATTCAAACCTGCTTTTAACTATTTCCTAAATGCTAATAACGAGGTGCTGTTTGGAGGTGAAGCCACTTACTATAATTTTAACCCAGCAGAAGCTACGGTGGTTTCTGATGGAGATATCACAGATATTAGCCTTACTGACAGACGTGCTTTGGAAAGTGCTCTGTACATAGATAATACGCAGACTGTAAATGACAAGCTGAGTATAAAATACGGACTGCGCTTCTCTTCTTACCAGTATTTAGGTCCGGGGGAAGTATATGAATATGAGGAAACTGTGCCTGGTGAAAGAAAAACACTGGTCAGTAGCAGGACTGCAGATGATGGAGAAGTTATAGAAAGTTATTATAACTGGGAGCCAAGAGCTTCTGTCAAATATCAAATAGGAAAGGGCTCAGTAAAAGGGAGCTTCACCAGAACATCTCAATACATCCATTTGGTGTCAAATACAGCGGCTTCTACCCCAATTGATATCTGGACACCAAGTACCAACAATATAAAACCTCAAATAGGCCTTCAGTATGCTTTAGGTTATTTTAGGAATTTTGGAAGAGGAAATGATTATGAAGCCTCAGTAGAAGCTTACTATAGAGATACTGATAATCAGGTGGAATATGTAAAAGGTGCCGATTTGTTTATTAATGAGTATCAGGAAGGAGATTTAATAAGTGGTATTGGCCGTGCTTATGGCGTAGAGTTTAATTTTAAGAAAAATGTGGGTAAACTTAATGGTTGGATAAGTTATACCCTTGGCCGCACCGAGCTCAAAGTAAACGGAATCAATAGAAATGATTGGTACCCTACTCGTTTTGATCAAACCCATAACCTGAAAGTATTCGGAAACTATGATATCAGTAAACGAGTTTCCGCTTCCGCCAATTTCACCTTTATTTCAGGTACGCCATTTAGTGCACCTACCAGCAGGTTCGTTATTCAGAACATGGTTATTCCTTATGATTATTATGAGTCTCGGAATGGTCTTAGAGTGCCGGCTTCGCACAGACTAGATTTGTCTGTTACCTTGCAGATGAAGAGAGAGAAAAAAGGCAAGAAAAGGAAGAATAAAGACGAACTGGTGTTCTCTGTTTATAATGTTTATGGAAGGAGAAACCCGTTCTCTATTTTCTTTGCCCAGCAAGATGGCTACATCACGCCAGGCGACAACGTCAGTACTATGGCCTATCGTTTTTCTATAGTAGGAGCGCCCGTACCTGCCATATCATACAATTTTAAGTTTTAGGATCATGAGAAAATCACATTACATATATTTAGCTATTCTGTCCGTATTTTTTGCTTGTGAAGATGAAGTGGATATAGCCCTGAATGATGCTCCGGCGGTACTGGTGGTAGACGCCTGGGTTAATGATATGCCTCAGCTACAAGAAATCAATTTAATGATGTCACAGCCTTATTTTGACTCCAGTCAGCCGCCAGAGGTAAGTGGAGCTGAAGTGGTAATAACAGATGATCAGGGGCAAACTTTTGAATTTACAGAGGCAGAGGCGGGGAGCTATCAATGGGATCCTGCTGCTCATTCAGCCTCTTTTGAAATAGGCCGATCATATCATTTATCTGTGACCTATAATGGAAATACATTTGAGGCCGATTCCGAATTAAAAAGAGTGCCGGCCCTGGATTCTATCGTTTATACTTATTATGAAGAGCGCAACGCTTTTCAACCAGAAGGTTATTATGCTCAGTTTTATGCCAGAGACCCTGAGGGAACGGGTGATTCTTATTGGATTAAAACCTATAAAAACGGGTTATACCTCAGTAGACCTTCTGATCTTAATATAGCTTATGATGCGGCCTTTAGCTCTACTGCGCCGGTAGATGGTGTTATATTCATAGAGCCTATTCAAAATGGAGCTACTCCGCTCAATGATGATGAAGATGCCTATGAACCCTATGTTTTTGGTGATTCGGTGTATATCGAGATTTATTCTATTACTAATGAGGCTTTTAGGTTTTTAGATGCTGTATCTACTCAGATAGAGAGAGATGGTGGTTTTGCGGAAATTTTTGCTGAACCACTAGAAAATGTTCCCTGTAATATTTCATGCACCAGCTCTGAAGAAGAACAGGTCGTAGGCTTTTTTAATGCATCTGCAGTGGCTTATAGAGGTGAAAGGTTAGAAGAATAGGATTCCCTCAAAGGATTTTATTAATTTCACAGTCAGATCAGTTAATTGATCTGATAAACCTATATTTTAAAAATTAAAACACTGAAAATATGAGCCTAAGAATATCAAAACTGCTACTAGTAGCTTTGGTCGGTTTATTATTTACCCAATGTGGTGGATCAGGAGATAAATCTGCTGAGCAAGAGCAGGCTTCAGTTGAGCCTCAAATGGATTCTACTTACCAAACCTTGTTAGATAAGTACACCAATGTGAAGCTCACTACAGATGTGAGCAGTCTTTCTGATAATCAGAAGAAAATGCTGCCTTTACTCATTCAGGTAGGGCAAATTATGGATAGCTTGTTCTGGTATGAAGCTTATGGTCATCGAGATTCACTTTTTGCAGCCCTTGATAATGGCAAAGCAAAAAAATATGCCACTATTAATTATGGCCCCTGGGATAGACTAAATAATAATGAGCCATTTATTGATGGTGTAGGAGCCAAGCCTGCCGGTGCTAATTTCTATCCTGCTGATATGACAAAAGAGGAGTTTGAAAGTGCTCAGTTAGCGAATGGCAAGTCTCAGTATACTTTTATTAGAAGAGATGAAAACGGGGAGCTATTAGCCATCCCTTACCATGAAATGTTTGAAGAGCAGATTACGCGTGCAGCTAAGTTGCTGAAGGAGGCTGCTGAGCTAGCTGAGAATGAGCAGCTTAAAAACTATCTAAACCTGAGAGCGGGAGCTTTACTTACAGATGAATATTACGAAAGTGATATCGCTTGGATGGATATGACTACCAATCAGATAGACATCATTACAGGGCCAATTGAGAACTATGAAGATCAGCTATTTGGGTACAAAACCTCACATGAAACATATGTTTTAGTGAAGGATATGGAGTGGAGCGAGAGATTATCCAAATATGCAGAGATACTGCCCGAGCTACAAAAAAGCTTGCCGGTGGCACAGGCTTACAAAACTGAAAAACCCGGTACAGACTCGCAGTTAGCGGCTTTTGATGTAGTCTTTTATGCAGGAGACTGTAATGCAGGAAGTAAAACCATAGCGGTGAACCTTCCTAACGACGAAAAAGTACAGCTTGAAAAGGGAACTCGTAGATCGCAACTAAAAAATGCAATGAAAGCTAAATTCGATAAGATTTTAGTGCCTATTGCTGATGAACTTATAGATGAAAGCCAACGCAACCATGTAAAGTTTGATGCCTTTTTTGCTAATACCATGTTTCATGAAGTGGCACATGGTTTAGGAATTAAAAATACCATTAATGGTAAGGGAACGGTGAGAGAAGCTCTGAAAGAAAATGCGTCTGCTCTGGAAGAAGGAAAAGCTGATATATTAGGATTATATATGATTACCTGGCTTTATGAGAGAGATCAGATAGATGGCGAGTTAATGGATTATTATACTACTTTCTTAGCCAGTATTTTCAGATCAGTAAGGTTTGGAGCTTCCAGTGCTCATGGAAAAGCCAACATGATTCGTTTTAATTATTTTAAAAAGCAAGGCGCTTTTTCCAGAAATCCTGAGACAGGTAAGTATAAAGTTGATTTTACCAAAATGCAGGCAGCCATGAATTCCCTTTCAGATAAAATACTGACCTTACAGGGTAATGGTGACTATGAAGGTGTGAACCAGCTGGTAACAGAAATGGCATTGGTTCCTCAGCAGTTGCAAGATGATTTGGATCTCTTAACAGAGAAAAGCATACCTGTAGATATTGTGTTTGAACAAGGGGTAGAGGTGCTCGGACTATAGCATTTGTCCACCTTAAAGGTTCAGGCCTTTCTAATTCACTAAACGCTTTTACTGAATTAGAAAGGCCTTTTTTGTAGTGTGGAATTTTTCTACGTAGGCAGCTTTCTCATGTGGGGTATAACTTCCACTGTTGTAACATTGGAAAACGTCAAAAAAACGTTTGCAAAATAGGTTTTGAGTTTTGGCACGCTTTAAGCACAAGGTAAGAGTGAACAACCGAACCGTGATATAATGCCATACGTAGATAACGCAATATTAGATTTATCGGCTTTAAATCAAAACTCACCTGCTTCTCGTGAAAACGTTTTGCAGGTAACAAAACCGGTAAATGAAAAAACAAGTGAAAATACTCTTGAGTTTAACCACTTGGTACATGACCTTAAGAGCCCTGTTAATTCCTTAAAAGGAATAGTAGAGCTAGCCAATATAAATTTAAAAGGTGATGATGCACAGGAATATCTTAGTATGATTAAAAACTGTGTTAATTCTCTTGAAAATAGAATCACCTCTACATTAGATATGTATGAAAGAGGAACTTTGAGTAGTGATGGTGAGCTTATAGATTTCAATCAACTCATTAATAATATTATGTCTTCTATGGAGCATATAGAAGGTTTTGATGATGTTGATTTTGAGGTGAATATAGATTTGCATAGACCATTTTATGCCAGCCGTGCTACGTTGGAATCCGTATTACAAAACCTTTTCGAAAATGCTATTAAGTACCGTTGTGGAGATACAAGGCATTGTAAAGT includes the following:
- a CDS encoding DUF4249 domain-containing protein, translated to MTRQLYTYILLIIGGMSLLGCNEPYHIDEQTTEPQVVIEGLITDESMNHYVRVTKTVDFYSEEGSVPVDDASVIVTDNQGNTYNYSYQPEAERGGYYYSDIAFAGERGVAYTLTVTMEGEEYSALDSLRRVTTIDSLGVELNEDEFEDPEDEGRYYEVLLYTREPQDTEDYYLFKYYRNGLPFKDDDSDVYVSDDSYLGENIDGLATPGWFALGDSITVEMYSLTVDGFKYYSDLSNLLNNDGGFFGSPPVNPQSNISNGAMGYFQVSAVVRKSVIIED
- a CDS encoding DUF4249 domain-containing protein codes for the protein MRKSHYIYLAILSVFFACEDEVDIALNDAPAVLVVDAWVNDMPQLQEINLMMSQPYFDSSQPPEVSGAEVVITDDQGQTFEFTEAEAGSYQWDPAAHSASFEIGRSYHLSVTYNGNTFEADSELKRVPALDSIVYTYYEERNAFQPEGYYAQFYARDPEGTGDSYWIKTYKNGLYLSRPSDLNIAYDAAFSSTAPVDGVIFIEPIQNGATPLNDDEDAYEPYVFGDSVYIEIYSITNEAFRFLDAVSTQIERDGGFAEIFAEPLENVPCNISCTSSEEEQVVGFFNASAVAYRGERLEE
- a CDS encoding dipeptidyl-peptidase 3 family protein, with protein sequence MSLRISKLLLVALVGLLFTQCGGSGDKSAEQEQASVEPQMDSTYQTLLDKYTNVKLTTDVSSLSDNQKKMLPLLIQVGQIMDSLFWYEAYGHRDSLFAALDNGKAKKYATINYGPWDRLNNNEPFIDGVGAKPAGANFYPADMTKEEFESAQLANGKSQYTFIRRDENGELLAIPYHEMFEEQITRAAKLLKEAAELAENEQLKNYLNLRAGALLTDEYYESDIAWMDMTTNQIDIITGPIENYEDQLFGYKTSHETYVLVKDMEWSERLSKYAEILPELQKSLPVAQAYKTEKPGTDSQLAAFDVVFYAGDCNAGSKTIAVNLPNDEKVQLEKGTRRSQLKNAMKAKFDKILVPIADELIDESQRNHVKFDAFFANTMFHEVAHGLGIKNTINGKGTVREALKENASALEEGKADILGLYMITWLYERDQIDGELMDYYTTFLASIFRSVRFGASSAHGKANMIRFNYFKKQGAFSRNPETGKYKVDFTKMQAAMNSLSDKILTLQGNGDYEGVNQLVTEMALVPQQLQDDLDLLTEKSIPVDIVFEQGVEVLGL
- a CDS encoding TonB-dependent receptor; this translates as MSLQGFALLAQSKVTISGYVKDIENGEALIGATVYVKEVGAGTATNVYGFYSLTVPTGSYQVDFGYVGYDTKSQTINLDADKRVDVELSATTTELQEVVITGESTDANVSSVEMSTEKVDIKTIKKIPAFMGETDVLRSIQLLPGVSSVGEGSSGFNVRGGNVGQNLVLLDDAPVYNSSHLFGFFSVFNPDAVKDVTLIKGAMPANYGGRLASILDVRMNEGEL
- a CDS encoding sensor histidine kinase, encoding MPYVDNAILDLSALNQNSPASRENVLQVTKPVNEKTSENTLEFNHLVHDLKSPVNSLKGIVELANINLKGDDAQEYLSMIKNCVNSLENRITSTLDMYERGTLSSDGELIDFNQLINNIMSSMEHIEGFDDVDFEVNIDLHRPFYASRATLESVLQNLFENAIKYRCGDTRHCKVKVQVINNEEGVEIRFSDNGIGISDDKLPHIFDAHFKSDQHKSSNGLGLFIVKKAVEKLRGDLKVHSKEGRGTTFLINLPDLNN
- a CDS encoding TonB-dependent receptor plug domain-containing protein: MQGPIKKNKASFLVAGRRSYVDIFAKPFIDDATLYFYDLTAKVNYNLNDHNKLFLSGYFGRDVFKFDEEQGFDWGSITGTLRWNHIFNNRLFSNFSFFVSTYDYGLAFGENDRDKFEWDSRVLTYTFKPAFNYFLNANNEVLFGGEATYYNFNPAEATVVSDGDITDISLTDRRALESALYIDNTQTVNDKLSIKYGLRFSSYQYLGPGEVYEYEETVPGERKTLVSSRTADDGEVIESYYNWEPRASVKYQIGKGSVKGSFTRTSQYIHLVSNTAASTPIDIWTPSTNNIKPQIGLQYALGYFRNFGRGNDYEASVEAYYRDTDNQVEYVKGADLFINEYQEGDLISGIGRAYGVEFNFKKNVGKLNGWISYTLGRTELKVNGINRNDWYPTRFDQTHNLKVFGNYDISKRVSASANFTFISGTPFSAPTSRFVIQNMVIPYDYYESRNGLRVPASHRLDLSVTLQMKREKKGKKRKNKDELVFSVYNVYGRRNPFSIFFAQQDGYITPGDNVSTMAYRFSIVGAPVPAISYNFKF